Proteins encoded by one window of Blautia luti:
- a CDS encoding NCS2 family permease: MNLNKLFHLKENHTDVKTEIMAGITTFMTMAYILAVNPNILSASGMDRGSIFTATALSAFIATCLMALLSNYPFVLAPGMGLNAYFTYTVVLGMGYTWQQALAAVFAEGIIFILLSLTNVREAIFNAIPMNLKHAVSVGIGLFIAFIGLQNAKIVVNNDSTLVSVFSFKSSAANGTFHTEGITVLLALIGVLITAIFLVKNVKGGILWGILLTWILGILCQLTGIYRPDVEAGWYSLLPDFSAGISVPSMAPTFMKMDFSIVFSLDFIVIMFAFLFVDMFDTLGTLIGVASKADMLDKDGKLPKIKGALLSDAVGTTVGAICGTSTVTTFVESASGVAEGGRTGLTSLVAAILFGLSLFLSPIFLAIPSFATAPALIIVGFLMLTSVTKIDFNDMTEAIPAFIAIIAMPFLYSISEGISMGVISYVIINVVTGKANEKKISALMYVLAVLFILKYIFI, encoded by the coding sequence ATGAATCTTAACAAACTGTTTCACCTGAAAGAAAACCACACAGATGTAAAGACCGAGATCATGGCTGGTATCACTACCTTTATGACAATGGCTTACATCCTGGCGGTAAATCCGAACATCCTGTCCGCATCAGGAATGGACCGGGGTTCCATTTTTACAGCCACAGCATTATCCGCATTTATCGCAACCTGCCTGATGGCACTTCTTTCCAATTATCCGTTCGTCCTTGCCCCGGGTATGGGACTGAACGCTTATTTCACCTACACGGTAGTCCTGGGTATGGGATATACCTGGCAGCAGGCTCTGGCAGCTGTTTTTGCAGAGGGTATCATCTTTATCCTCCTGTCACTGACCAATGTTCGTGAAGCTATTTTCAATGCCATCCCTATGAACCTGAAACACGCAGTATCTGTTGGTATCGGACTTTTCATCGCATTTATCGGTCTGCAGAATGCCAAGATCGTTGTAAACAACGATTCTACACTGGTATCTGTTTTCTCCTTTAAATCCTCAGCTGCCAACGGAACCTTCCATACAGAGGGAATCACAGTTCTCCTGGCACTGATCGGAGTCCTGATCACTGCTATTTTCCTGGTAAAAAATGTAAAGGGCGGTATCCTCTGGGGTATCCTTCTTACATGGATCCTGGGTATCCTCTGCCAGCTTACAGGCATTTACAGACCTGACGTGGAAGCAGGATGGTACAGCCTCCTTCCTGATTTTTCCGCAGGAATCTCTGTTCCAAGTATGGCACCGACTTTTATGAAAATGGATTTCTCCATTGTATTCTCACTTGATTTCATTGTGATCATGTTTGCATTCCTTTTCGTAGACATGTTCGACACACTGGGAACACTGATCGGTGTTGCTTCCAAAGCAGACATGCTGGACAAAGACGGCAAACTTCCGAAGATCAAAGGCGCCCTGCTCTCTGATGCAGTAGGAACCACAGTGGGCGCAATATGCGGTACCTCCACTGTTACCACTTTCGTAGAAAGTGCTTCCGGTGTTGCAGAAGGCGGACGTACAGGGCTTACCTCCCTGGTTGCAGCCATCCTTTTCGGACTGTCCCTGTTCCTGTCACCGATTTTCCTGGCTATCCCGTCCTTCGCTACTGCTCCGGCACTGATCATCGTAGGATTCCTGATGCTTACTTCTGTGACCAAGATTGATTTCAACGATATGACAGAAGCGATCCCGGCATTTATCGCCATCATCGCCATGCCTTTCCTGTACAGCATCTCTGAAGGTATCTCCATGGGAGTTATCTCTTACGTGATCATCAACGTAGTTACAGGCAAAGCCAACGAGAAAAAGATCAGCGCCCTGATGTATGTGCTGGCTGTTTTGTTCATCCTGAAATATATCTTTATCTGA